A portion of the Pseudomonas sp. PSE14 genome contains these proteins:
- the mraY gene encoding phospho-N-acetylmuramoyl-pentapeptide-transferase, which produces MLLLLAEYLQQFYKGFGVFQYLTLRGILSVLTALVLSLWLGPWMIRTLQIRQIGQAVRNDGPQSHLSKKGTPTMGGALILTAIAISTLLWADWSNRYVWVVLAVTLLFGAVGWVDDYRKVIEKNSRGLPSRWKYFWQSVFGLGAAIFLYMTAETPIETTLIVPMLKNVEIPLGIFFVVLTYFVIVGSSNAVNLTDGLDGLAIMPTVMVGGALGIFCYLSGNIKFAEYLLIPSVPGAGELIIFCAAIVGAGLGFLWFNTYPAQVFMGDVGALALGAALGTIAVIVRQEIVLFIMGGVFVMETLSVVIQVASFKLTGKRVFRMAPIHHHFELKGWPEPRVIVRFWIITVILVLIGLATLKLR; this is translated from the coding sequence ATGCTGCTGCTGCTCGCCGAGTACCTGCAACAGTTCTACAAGGGCTTCGGCGTCTTCCAGTACCTGACCCTGCGCGGCATTCTGAGCGTACTGACCGCGCTCGTCCTGTCCCTGTGGCTGGGACCGTGGATGATTCGCACCCTGCAGATCCGCCAGATCGGCCAGGCGGTGCGCAACGACGGTCCGCAATCTCACCTGTCGAAGAAAGGCACCCCGACCATGGGTGGTGCGCTGATCCTTACCGCCATCGCCATCAGCACCCTGTTGTGGGCCGACTGGTCGAACCGCTACGTCTGGGTCGTGCTCGCCGTGACCCTGCTGTTCGGCGCCGTCGGCTGGGTGGATGACTACCGCAAGGTGATCGAGAAGAACTCCCGCGGCCTGCCGAGCCGCTGGAAGTATTTCTGGCAGTCGGTATTCGGCCTGGGCGCTGCGATCTTCCTTTATATGACCGCCGAGACCCCGATCGAGACCACCCTGATCGTGCCGATGCTGAAGAACGTCGAGATCCCGCTGGGCATCTTCTTCGTCGTGCTGACCTACTTCGTGATCGTCGGCTCCAGCAACGCGGTGAACCTGACTGACGGTCTCGATGGCCTGGCCATCATGCCCACCGTGATGGTCGGCGGCGCGCTGGGCATCTTCTGCTACCTGTCGGGCAACATCAAATTCGCCGAATACCTGCTGATCCCCAGCGTTCCGGGGGCGGGCGAACTGATCATCTTCTGCGCCGCCATCGTTGGCGCGGGGCTGGGCTTCCTCTGGTTCAACACCTACCCGGCGCAGGTCTTCATGGGCGACGTCGGCGCGCTGGCCCTCGGCGCCGCGCTGGGCACCATCGCGGTGATCGTCCGCCAGGAAATCGTGCTGTTCATCATGGGCGGGGTGTTCGTCATGGAAACCCTGTCGGTGGTGATCCAGGTCGCCTCCTTCAAGCTGACCGGCAAGCGGGTATTCCGCATGGCGCCGATTCACCATCACTTCGAACTCAAGGGCTGGCCGGAGCCGCGCGTGATCGTGCGCTTCTGGATCATCACGGTGATTCTCGTGCTGATCGGCCTGGCTACGTTGAAACTGCGTTGA
- the murD gene encoding UDP-N-acetylmuramoyl-L-alanine--D-glutamate ligase — protein sequence MSLIASDQFRIVVGLGKSGMSLVRYLARQGVPFAVADTRENPPELATLREQYPQVEVRCGDLDADFLCRAQELYVSPGLSLRVPALVEAAARGVRMSGDVDLFARNARAPIVAITGSNAKSTVTTLVGDMAKAAGKRVAVGGNLGTPALDLLADDVELYVVELSSFQLETCERLNAEVATCLNVSEDHMDRYDGMADYHLAKHRIFRGAKQVVVNRADALSRPLIADNVPCWTFGTNKPDFKAFGLIEEDGEKWLAFQFDKLMPARELKIRGAHNQANALAALALGHAIGLPFEPMLQTLREFAGLAHRCQWVRERNGVNYYDDSKATNVGAALAAIEGLGADIDGKLVLIAGGDGKGADFQDLRGPVAQHCRAVVLLGRDAELVGAAIGNAVPKVRVNTLDEAVEHAADLALPGDAVLLSPACASLDMFKNYEERGRLFAKAVEELA from the coding sequence ATGAGCCTGATCGCTTCCGACCAATTCCGCATCGTTGTCGGCCTCGGCAAGAGCGGCATGTCCCTGGTGCGCTACCTGGCGCGCCAGGGTGTGCCTTTTGCCGTGGCCGACACGCGCGAGAATCCGCCGGAGCTGGCGACCCTGCGCGAGCAGTATCCGCAGGTCGAGGTGCGCTGCGGCGACCTCGACGCCGATTTCCTCTGCCGCGCCCAGGAGCTCTACGTGAGCCCCGGTCTGTCGCTGCGCGTCCCGGCGCTGGTGGAAGCCGCCGCCCGTGGCGTGCGCATGTCCGGCGACGTCGACCTGTTCGCGCGTAACGCCAGGGCGCCGATCGTCGCCATTACCGGTTCCAACGCCAAGAGCACCGTCACCACCCTGGTGGGCGACATGGCCAAGGCGGCCGGCAAGCGTGTTGCCGTCGGCGGCAACCTCGGCACCCCGGCACTGGATTTGCTGGCCGACGACGTCGAGCTGTACGTGGTGGAGCTGTCCAGCTTCCAGCTGGAAACCTGCGAGCGCCTGAACGCCGAAGTCGCCACCTGCCTGAACGTCAGCGAAGACCACATGGACCGCTACGACGGCATGGCCGACTACCACCTGGCCAAGCACCGCATCTTCCGCGGCGCCAAGCAGGTCGTGGTGAACCGTGCTGACGCGCTGAGCCGCCCGCTGATCGCCGACAACGTGCCGTGCTGGACCTTCGGCACCAACAAGCCGGACTTCAAGGCGTTCGGCCTGATCGAAGAAGACGGCGAGAAGTGGCTGGCCTTCCAGTTCGACAAGCTGATGCCGGCCCGTGAATTGAAAATCCGTGGCGCGCACAACCAGGCCAATGCCCTGGCCGCGCTGGCCCTCGGTCATGCCATTGGCCTGCCGTTCGAGCCGATGCTGCAGACCCTGCGCGAGTTCGCCGGCCTGGCCCATCGCTGCCAGTGGGTACGTGAGCGCAACGGCGTGAACTACTACGACGATTCCAAGGCCACCAACGTCGGCGCCGCCCTGGCTGCCATCGAAGGCCTGGGTGCCGATATCGACGGCAAGCTGGTGCTGATCGCCGGTGGTGACGGCAAGGGTGCCGACTTCCAGGACCTGCGCGGCCCCGTGGCGCAGCATTGCCGCGCGGTGGTGCTGCTGGGGCGCGATGCCGAGCTGGTCGGTGCGGCCATCGGCAATGCCGTGCCCAAGGTGCGCGTGAATACCCTGGACGAAGCCGTCGAGCATGCTGCCGACCTGGCGCTGCCGGGCGATGCGGTGCTGCTGTCGCCGGCCTGCGCCAGCCTGGACATGTTCAAGAACTACGAAGAACGCGGACGCCTGTTCGCCAAGGCCGTGGAGGAGCTCGCCTGA
- the ftsW gene encoding putative lipid II flippase FtsW, translating to MFSFLRPYPSPLISRHGIDIDFPLLAGCLALLGLGLVMVTSASSEVAAAQSGNPLYFSVRHLIYLAIGFVACGLTMMVPMETWQRLGWKLLAIAFGLLVLVITPGIGREVNGSMRWIGFGLFNIQPSEIAKVFVVIFMAGYLVRRQEEVRESWLGFFKPFVVLLPMAGLLLREPDFGATVVMMGAAAAMLFLGGVGLFRFGLMVALAIGAVVLLIQTQPYRMARLTNFTDPWADQFGAGYQLSQALIAFGRGGWTGMGLGNSIQKQFYLPEAHTDFVFAVLAEELGIVGAMATVALFVFVSLRALYIGIWAEQSKQYFSAYVAYGLAFLWIGQFLINVGVNVGLLPTKGLTLPFLSYGGSSLVICCAQLGMLLRIEWERRTVMGSEEYEFSEEDFADER from the coding sequence ATGTTCTCCTTCCTGCGCCCCTATCCGTCCCCGCTGATCAGCCGCCATGGCATCGATATCGACTTCCCGCTGCTGGCGGGTTGCCTGGCGCTGCTCGGCCTGGGGCTGGTGATGGTCACCTCGGCGTCGTCCGAGGTGGCGGCGGCGCAGTCCGGCAACCCGCTGTACTTCTCGGTCCGTCACCTGATCTACCTGGCCATCGGCTTCGTCGCCTGCGGCCTGACCATGATGGTGCCGATGGAGACCTGGCAGCGCCTGGGCTGGAAGCTGCTGGCCATCGCCTTCGGGCTGCTGGTGCTGGTGATCACTCCCGGCATCGGCCGCGAGGTGAACGGCTCGATGCGCTGGATCGGTTTCGGTCTGTTCAACATCCAGCCCTCGGAGATCGCCAAGGTCTTCGTGGTGATCTTCATGGCCGGTTATCTGGTGCGCCGCCAGGAAGAAGTGCGCGAAAGCTGGCTGGGCTTCTTCAAGCCCTTCGTGGTGTTGCTGCCGATGGCCGGCCTGCTGCTGCGCGAGCCTGACTTCGGCGCCACCGTGGTGATGATGGGCGCCGCTGCCGCCATGCTGTTCCTCGGCGGCGTCGGTCTGTTCCGCTTCGGCCTGATGGTGGCCCTGGCCATCGGTGCGGTGGTGCTGCTGATCCAGACCCAGCCCTACCGGATGGCGCGTCTGACCAACTTCACCGACCCCTGGGCCGACCAGTTCGGCGCGGGCTACCAGCTCAGTCAGGCGCTGATCGCCTTCGGCCGTGGCGGCTGGACCGGCATGGGCCTGGGCAACAGCATCCAGAAGCAGTTCTACCTGCCCGAAGCGCACACCGACTTCGTGTTTGCAGTCCTCGCGGAAGAACTGGGCATCGTCGGCGCCATGGCCACCGTCGCCCTGTTCGTCTTCGTCAGCCTGCGCGCGCTGTACATCGGCATCTGGGCCGAACAGTCGAAACAGTACTTCTCCGCCTACGTGGCCTACGGCCTGGCCTTCCTGTGGATCGGCCAGTTCCTGATCAACGTCGGTGTGAACGTCGGCCTGCTGCCGACCAAGGGCCTGACCCTGCCGTTCCTCAGCTACGGCGGCAGCTCGCTGGTGATCTGCTGCGCCCAGCTGGGAATGCTGCTGCGCATCGAATGGGAACGTCGCACCGTGATGGGTAGCGAGGAATATGAATTCAGCGAAGAGGACTTTGCCGATGAAAGGTAA
- the murG gene encoding undecaprenyldiphospho-muramoylpentapeptide beta-N-acetylglucosaminyltransferase, producing the protein MKGNVLIMAGGTGGHVFPALACAREFQARGYSVHWLGTPRGIENDLVPKAGLPLHLINVSGLRGKGLKSLLRAPFDLLKSLFQAIGVVRQLKPVCVLGLGGYVTGPGGLAAKLSGVPLVIHEQNAVAGTANRSLAPLAKRVCEAFPDTFNASAKRLTTGNPVRAELFLEEGARAPLPGRRVNLLVLGGSLGAEPLNKLIPEALAQIPADARPAIRHQAGRQHDQVTAERYRAAGVEADVAPFIADMAAAYAWADLVICRAGALTVSELTAAGLPSFLVPLPHAIDDHQTKNAEFLVREGAAHLLPQKSTSAADLAAQLSEVLMHPDSLTRMADRARSLAKPEATRTVVDACLEVARG; encoded by the coding sequence ATGAAAGGTAACGTCCTGATCATGGCCGGTGGCACCGGCGGACACGTGTTCCCGGCGCTGGCCTGCGCCCGTGAGTTCCAGGCGCGCGGCTACAGCGTGCACTGGCTCGGCACGCCGCGCGGCATCGAGAACGATCTGGTACCCAAGGCCGGCCTGCCGCTGCATCTGATCAACGTCAGCGGTCTGCGCGGCAAGGGCCTGAAGTCGCTGCTGCGTGCGCCGTTCGACCTGCTCAAGTCGCTTTTCCAGGCCATCGGCGTGGTTCGCCAGCTCAAGCCGGTCTGCGTGCTCGGCCTGGGTGGTTACGTGACTGGCCCGGGTGGCCTGGCCGCCAAGCTGTCCGGCGTGCCGCTGGTGATCCATGAGCAGAACGCCGTTGCCGGCACCGCCAACCGCAGCCTCGCACCGCTGGCCAAGCGGGTCTGCGAAGCCTTCCCGGACACCTTCAACGCCAGCGCCAAGCGCCTGACCACTGGCAACCCGGTGCGCGCCGAACTGTTCCTGGAAGAGGGCGCTCGCGCGCCGCTGCCGGGTCGCCGCGTCAACCTGCTGGTGCTGGGCGGCAGCCTGGGCGCCGAGCCGTTGAACAAACTGATCCCGGAAGCGCTGGCGCAGATTCCCGCCGACGCTCGTCCGGCGATTCGCCATCAGGCCGGTCGTCAGCACGATCAGGTCACTGCGGAGCGTTATCGCGCCGCCGGTGTCGAAGCCGACGTCGCTCCGTTCATCGCCGACATGGCTGCCGCCTACGCCTGGGCGGACCTGGTGATCTGCCGCGCTGGCGCGCTGACCGTCAGCGAGCTGACCGCCGCCGGCCTGCCGTCCTTCCTGGTGCCGCTGCCCCACGCGATCGACGACCACCAGACCAAGAACGCCGAATTCCTGGTGCGGGAGGGCGCCGCCCACCTGCTGCCACAGAAATCTACCAGCGCCGCCGACCTGGCCGCGCAGTTGTCCGAGGTATTGATGCATCCCGATTCCCTGACCCGCATGGCCGACCGCGCTCGCAGTCTGGCCAAGCCCGAGGCTACCCGTACGGTGGTCGATGCCTGCCTGGAGGTGGCCCGTGGTTAA
- the murC gene encoding UDP-N-acetylmuramate--L-alanine ligase encodes MVKEPTGVTRTMRRIRRIHFVGIGGVGMCGIAEVLLNLGYEVSGSDLKASPVTERLEKFGAEIFIGHRAENADGADVLVVSSAVNKANPEVAAALDRRVPVVPRAEMLAELMRYRHGIAVAGTHGKTTTTSLIASVFAAGGLDPTFVIGGRLNAAGTNAQLGTSRYLVAEADESDASFLHLQPMVSVVTNIDADHMSTYGGDFNKLKRTFVDFLHNLPFYGLAVLCVDDPVVREILPQVARPTVTYGLSDDADVRAINIRQEGMRTYFTVLRPEREPLDVSVNMPGLHNVLNSLATIVIATDEGISDEAIVQGLSGFQGVGRRFQVYGDLQVEGGSVMLVDDYGHHPREVAAVIKAVRGGWPERRLVMVYQPHRYTRTRDLYDDFVQVLGEANVLMLMEVYPAGEEPIPGADSRHLCHSIRQRGQLDPIYLERGGDLASLLKPLLRPGDILLCQGAGDIGGLAPQLIKNPMFGATEAGAEGKKP; translated from the coding sequence GTGGTTAAAGAACCCACCGGCGTCACCCGCACCATGCGGCGCATCCGTCGCATCCACTTCGTCGGCATCGGCGGCGTGGGCATGTGCGGCATCGCGGAAGTATTGCTGAACCTCGGTTACGAAGTGTCCGGTTCCGACCTCAAGGCCTCGCCCGTGACCGAGCGCCTGGAGAAGTTCGGTGCCGAGATCTTCATCGGCCACCGTGCGGAGAACGCCGACGGCGCCGACGTACTGGTGGTGTCCAGCGCGGTGAACAAGGCCAACCCGGAAGTCGCCGCAGCGCTGGACCGCCGCGTGCCGGTGGTGCCGCGTGCCGAAATGCTCGCCGAGCTGATGCGCTACCGCCACGGCATCGCCGTTGCCGGTACCCACGGCAAGACCACCACCACCAGCCTGATCGCCTCGGTATTCGCTGCCGGCGGCCTGGACCCGACCTTCGTCATCGGTGGTCGCCTGAACGCCGCCGGCACCAACGCGCAACTGGGCACCAGCCGCTATCTGGTGGCCGAAGCCGACGAGAGCGACGCCAGCTTCCTGCACCTGCAGCCGATGGTCTCGGTGGTCACCAACATCGACGCCGACCACATGAGCACCTACGGCGGCGACTTCAACAAGCTCAAGCGCACCTTCGTCGACTTCCTGCACAACCTGCCGTTCTACGGCCTGGCCGTGCTTTGCGTCGACGACCCGGTGGTCCGCGAGATCCTGCCGCAGGTCGCTCGTCCGACCGTGACCTACGGACTGAGCGACGACGCCGACGTCCGCGCGATCAACATCCGCCAGGAAGGCATGCGTACTTACTTCACCGTGCTGCGCCCCGAGCGCGAGCCGCTGGACGTCTCGGTGAACATGCCTGGCCTGCACAACGTGCTGAACTCCCTGGCGACCATCGTCATCGCCACCGACGAAGGCATCTCCGACGAGGCCATCGTTCAGGGCCTGTCCGGTTTCCAGGGCGTGGGCCGGCGCTTCCAGGTCTATGGCGACCTGCAGGTGGAAGGCGGCAGCGTGATGCTGGTCGACGACTACGGACACCACCCGCGGGAAGTCGCGGCGGTGATCAAGGCCGTGCGTGGCGGTTGGCCGGAGCGCCGTCTGGTGATGGTCTACCAGCCGCACCGCTACACCCGTACCCGCGACCTGTACGACGACTTCGTGCAGGTGCTGGGCGAGGCCAATGTGCTGATGCTGATGGAGGTCTATCCGGCCGGCGAGGAGCCGATCCCCGGCGCCGACAGCCGTCACCTGTGCCACAGCATCCGCCAGCGCGGCCAGTTGGACCCGATTTATCTGGAGCGCGGCGGCGACCTTGCCTCGCTGCTCAAGCCGCTGCTGCGTCCCGGCGACATCCTGCTCTGCCAGGGTGCCGGCGATATCGGCGGGCTGGCTCCGCAACTGATCAAGAATCCGATGTTCGGCGCCACCGAAGCTGGCGCTGAGGGGAAGAAGCCATGA
- a CDS encoding D-alanine--D-alanine ligase: protein MSDVLKSALDPRAFGRVAVLYGGKSAEREVSLKSGAMVLQALQAAGVDAFGIDVGDDLLRRLISEKIDRAFIILHGRGGEDGSMQGLLEIAGIPYTGSGVLASALAMDKLRTKRVWLSLGLPTPNYAVLSSEADCRAAAAELGFPLIVKPAHEGSSIGMAKVNSVEELITAWQGAAQYDSQVLVEQWISGPEFTIAVLRGQVLPPIRLGTPHTFYDYDAKYLASDTQYQIPCGLDAAKEEELKDLTARACDALGIQGWGRADVMQDAEGRFWLLEVNTAPGMTDHSLVPMAARAAGLDFQQLVLAILADSVEARG, encoded by the coding sequence ATGAGTGACGTCCTCAAATCCGCCCTCGATCCCCGCGCTTTCGGTCGCGTTGCCGTGCTCTACGGCGGCAAGAGTGCCGAGCGCGAGGTGTCGCTGAAGTCCGGCGCCATGGTCCTGCAGGCCCTGCAGGCCGCAGGTGTAGATGCCTTCGGTATCGATGTGGGCGATGACCTGCTGCGGCGCCTGATCAGCGAGAAGATCGACCGCGCCTTCATCATCCTCCATGGCCGTGGCGGTGAAGACGGCAGCATGCAGGGCCTGCTGGAGATCGCCGGCATTCCCTACACCGGTAGCGGCGTGCTCGCGTCCGCCCTGGCCATGGACAAGCTGCGCACCAAGCGCGTGTGGCTGAGCCTCGGCCTGCCGACCCCGAACTACGCCGTGCTCAGCAGCGAGGCCGATTGCCGTGCCGCTGCTGCGGAGCTGGGCTTCCCGCTGATCGTCAAGCCGGCCCATGAAGGTTCCAGCATCGGCATGGCCAAGGTGAACAGCGTGGAAGAGCTGATCACTGCCTGGCAGGGCGCCGCCCAGTACGACTCGCAAGTGCTTGTCGAACAGTGGATCAGCGGCCCCGAGTTCACCATTGCCGTCCTGCGTGGCCAGGTGCTGCCGCCCATCCGTCTGGGTACCCCGCACACCTTCTACGACTACGACGCCAAGTACCTCGCCAGCGATACCCAGTACCAGATTCCTTGCGGCCTCGATGCCGCCAAGGAAGAGGAACTCAAGGACCTGACCGCACGTGCCTGCGATGCCCTTGGCATCCAGGGCTGGGGCCGGGCTGACGTAATGCAGGACGCCGAGGGGCGTTTCTGGCTTCTGGAAGTGAACACCGCACCGGGCATGACCGACCACAGCCTGGTGCCCATGGCCGCGCGCGCGGCCGGCCTGGATTTCCAGCAACTGGTGCTGGCCATCCTCGCCGACAGCGTCGAGGCAAGGGGGTAA
- a CDS encoding cell division protein FtsQ/DivIB, with protein sequence MNGAQLRHQQPGIGRVPARKPTARGASRLVAKEPLSARMPKPSFGFLKVLVWPLVLGVLGVGTYYGAQYALPYADRPIAKVSVEGDLSYISQQAVQQRISSYVSASFFTIDLAGMRQELEQMPWIAHAEVRRVWPDQVVIRLDEQLPIARWGNEALLNNQGQAFAPREVANYEHLPRLSGPQRAQQQVMQQYQILSQMLRPLGFTISSLDMSSRGAWTLGTAQGVEIMLGRDHAVEQIRRFVTIYDKALKDQISKIARIDMRYPNGLAVAWRDPVPETTVAQTTAVQ encoded by the coding sequence ATGAACGGCGCGCAGCTTCGCCACCAGCAACCCGGTATCGGCCGTGTGCCCGCACGCAAGCCGACGGCCCGTGGCGCCAGCCGCCTGGTGGCCAAGGAGCCGCTGAGCGCGCGCATGCCCAAGCCGAGCTTCGGCTTCCTCAAGGTGCTGGTGTGGCCGCTGGTGCTGGGTGTCCTCGGCGTTGGCACCTATTACGGCGCGCAGTACGCGCTGCCCTATGCCGATCGCCCAATCGCCAAGGTCAGTGTGGAAGGTGACCTGAGCTACATCAGCCAGCAGGCGGTGCAGCAGCGGATCAGCTCCTACGTGTCGGCGAGCTTCTTCACCATCGACCTGGCCGGGATGCGCCAGGAGCTGGAGCAGATGCCCTGGATCGCTCACGCCGAGGTGCGTCGCGTGTGGCCCGACCAGGTGGTGATCCGCCTGGACGAGCAACTGCCGATCGCCCGCTGGGGTAACGAGGCGCTGCTGAACAACCAGGGCCAGGCCTTCGCCCCGCGCGAAGTGGCCAACTACGAGCACCTGCCGCGCCTGTCCGGCCCGCAGCGCGCTCAGCAACAAGTGATGCAGCAGTACCAGATTCTCAGCCAGATGCTCCGTCCGCTGGGCTTCACCATTTCCAGCCTGGACATGAGTTCGCGCGGCGCCTGGACCCTGGGCACCGCGCAGGGCGTGGAGATCATGCTGGGCCGCGATCACGCGGTAGAACAGATTCGCCGGTTCGTGACCATCTACGACAAGGCGCTGAAAGATCAGATTTCGAAAATTGCGCGCATCGACATGCGCTACCCCAACGGCCTGGCCGTGGCGTGGCGCGATCCGGTGCCGGAAACGACGGTGGCCCAGACCACCGCCGTGCAGTGA
- the ftsA gene encoding cell division protein FtsA, translated as MASVQSGKMVVGLDIGTSKVVALVGEVAADGKLEIVGIGTHPSRGLKKGVVVNIESTVQSIQRAIDEAQQMAGCRIHSAFVGIAGNHIRSLNSHGIVAIRDREVSGADIERVLDAAQAVAIPADQRVLHTLAQDYVIDNQEGVREPLGMSGVRLEAKVHVVTCAVNAAQNIEKCVRRCGLEVDDIILEQLASAYSVLTEDEKELGVCLVDIGGGTTDIAIFTEGAIRHTAVIPIAGDQVTNDIAMALRTPTQYAEEIKIRYACALAKLAGAGETIKVPSVGDRPPRELSRQALAEVVEPRYDELFTLVQAELRRSGYEDLIPAGIVLTGGTSKMEGAVELAEEIFHMPVRLGVPHSVKGLTDVVRNPIYSTGVGLLMYGLQKQSDGISMSSGSSFSDEPKAPVLERLKRWVQGNF; from the coding sequence ATGGCAAGCGTGCAGAGCGGCAAAATGGTCGTCGGCCTGGACATCGGCACCTCCAAGGTGGTGGCGCTGGTGGGCGAGGTAGCGGCCGATGGCAAGCTGGAGATCGTCGGTATTGGGACGCACCCTTCGCGCGGCCTGAAGAAGGGCGTGGTGGTGAACATCGAGTCCACCGTCCAGTCGATCCAGCGTGCCATCGATGAGGCCCAGCAGATGGCGGGCTGCCGTATCCACTCGGCCTTCGTCGGCATCGCCGGCAACCATATCCGCAGCCTGAATTCCCACGGCATCGTGGCGATCCGCGACCGCGAAGTGAGCGGCGCGGACATCGAACGCGTGCTGGACGCGGCGCAGGCCGTGGCCATCCCGGCCGACCAGCGTGTGCTGCACACCCTGGCCCAGGACTACGTGATCGACAACCAGGAAGGCGTGCGCGAGCCGCTGGGCATGTCCGGCGTACGCCTGGAAGCCAAGGTGCACGTGGTGACCTGCGCGGTGAACGCCGCGCAGAACATCGAGAAGTGCGTGCGCCGCTGCGGCCTGGAGGTGGACGACATCATCCTCGAACAGCTGGCTTCGGCATACTCCGTGCTCACCGAGGACGAGAAGGAACTGGGCGTTTGCCTGGTGGACATCGGCGGCGGCACCACCGACATCGCCATCTTCACCGAAGGCGCCATCCGGCATACCGCAGTGATCCCGATCGCCGGCGATCAGGTCACCAACGACATCGCCATGGCGCTGCGCACGCCAACACAATATGCCGAAGAGATCAAGATTCGATATGCTTGTGCCCTAGCCAAATTGGCCGGTGCGGGCGAAACCATCAAGGTGCCCAGCGTAGGGGACCGGCCGCCGCGGGAACTGTCGCGCCAAGCGCTTGCCGAAGTGGTCGAGCCTCGTTACGACGAGCTGTTCACCCTGGTTCAGGCGGAGTTGCGCCGCAGTGGCTACGAGGACCTGATTCCTGCCGGGATCGTCCTGACCGGTGGCACTTCCAAGATGGAAGGCGCGGTCGAGCTGGCCGAAGAGATCTTTCACATGCCGGTGCGCCTGGGCGTACCTCACAGCGTCAAAGGACTGACCGACGTCGTGCGCAATCCAATCTACTCCACGGGTGTGGGCCTGCTCATGTACGGGCTGCAGAAGCAGTCCGACGGCATCTCCATGTCCAGCGGCAGCAGCTTCAGCGACGAACCCAAGGCACCGGTACTGGAACGGCTCAAACGCTGGGTCCAGGGCAATTTCTGA
- the ftsZ gene encoding cell division protein FtsZ translates to MFELVDNVPTTAVIKVIGVGGGGGNAVNHMAKNNVDGVEFICANTDAQALKNIAARTVLQLGPGVTKGLGAGANPEVGRQAAIEDRERIAEVLEGADMVFITTGMGGGTGTGAAPIIAEVAKEMGILTVAVVTRPFPFEGRKRMQIADEGIRSLAESVDSLITIPNEKLLTILGKDASLLAAFAKADDVLAGAVRGISDIIKRPGMINVDFADVKTVMSEMGMAMMGTGCASGPNRAREATEAAIRNPLLEDVNLQGARGILVNITAGPDLSLGEYSDVGNIIEQFASEHATVKVGTVIDPDMRDELHVTVVATGLGARLEKPVKVVDNTVQTQTVSTQAPVQREQQSVNYRDLDRPTVMRNQSHGGAATAAKLNPQDDLDYLDIPAFLRRQAD, encoded by the coding sequence ATGTTTGAATTGGTTGATAACGTCCCAACTACAGCAGTCATCAAGGTTATCGGCGTAGGTGGCGGCGGCGGCAACGCCGTGAACCACATGGCCAAGAACAACGTTGATGGCGTCGAATTCATTTGCGCCAACACCGATGCGCAGGCGCTGAAGAACATCGCCGCGCGCACCGTGCTGCAGCTCGGCCCGGGTGTGACCAAGGGCCTGGGCGCTGGCGCCAACCCCGAAGTAGGCCGCCAGGCCGCCATCGAGGACCGCGAGCGTATAGCCGAAGTCCTGGAAGGCGCCGACATGGTCTTCATCACCACCGGCATGGGTGGCGGTACCGGTACCGGTGCTGCGCCGATCATCGCCGAAGTGGCCAAGGAAATGGGCATCCTCACCGTTGCGGTGGTGACCCGTCCGTTCCCGTTCGAGGGCCGCAAGCGCATGCAGATCGCCGACGAAGGCATCCGCTCGCTGGCTGAAAGCGTCGACTCGCTGATCACCATCCCGAACGAAAAGCTGCTGACCATCCTGGGCAAGGACGCCAGCCTGCTGGCTGCTTTCGCCAAGGCCGACGATGTGCTGGCCGGTGCCGTTCGCGGTATCTCCGACATCATCAAGCGCCCGGGCATGATCAACGTCGACTTCGCCGACGTGAAGACCGTCATGAGCGAGATGGGCATGGCCATGATGGGCACCGGCTGCGCCAGCGGTCCGAACCGCGCCCGCGAGGCCACCGAAGCCGCGATCCGCAACCCGCTGCTGGAAGACGTCAACCTGCAGGGCGCCCGCGGCATCCTGGTGAACATTACCGCCGGTCCGGACCTGTCCCTGGGCGAATACTCCGACGTGGGTAACATCATCGAGCAGTTCGCTTCCGAGCACGCCACTGTGAAAGTGGGCACCGTGATCGATCCGGACATGCGCGACGAGCTGCACGTCACCGTGGTCGCCACCGGTCTGGGCGCTCGCCTGGAGAAGCCGGTCAAGGTCGTCGATAACACCGTGCAGACCCAGACCGTCAGCACCCAGGCTCCGGTTCAGCGTGAGCAGCAGTCGGTGAACTACCGCGACCTGGACCGCCCGACCGTCATGCGCAACCAGTCCCACGGCGGCGCTGCCACCGCGGCCAAGCTGAATCCGCAGGACGATCTGGACTACCTGGACATCCCGGCCTTCCTGCGTCGTCAGGCCGATTGA